CGACCCCGTCCAGCAGCTGGTGGGCGAACCAGGCGCCCGTGCGGGCGATGCCGGTCTGCACCTCGTCGAGCCACAGCAGGGCGCCGTGCTCGTGCGCGGTCCGCTGCGCGGCGAGGAGGTAGTCGGGTGCCGGGACGACGACGCCCGCCTCACCCTGGATTGGCTCGAGGACGACGGCGGCGACGGTGTCGTCCACCGCGGCCTCGAGCGCCGCGACGTCGTCGTACGGGACGAACGTGACGTGGCCGGGGAGCGGCTCGAAGGGCTCGCGGTAGGCAGCCTTGGACGTGAGCGCCAGCGCGCCCATCGTGCGACCGTGGAAGGAGCCCTCGGCGGCGACGATCCGGGTGCGGCCGGTGCGCCGGGTCAGCTTGACCGCGGCCTCGTTGGCCTCGGCGCCGGAGTTGCTGAAGAAGACGCGTGACTCGTCCCAGCCGAGCAGCGCCTGGAGTCGCTCGGCGAGGGCGACCTGGGGCTCGGTGGCGAAGAAGTTGGAGACGTGGCCCAGGGTCGAGAGCTGGGTGGTCACGGCCTCGACCAGCGCGGGGTGCGCGTGGCCGAGCGCGTTGACGGCGATGCCGCCCAGCAGGTCGACGTACTCCTTGCCGTCGGCGTCCCACACGTGCGCACCGCGACCACGGACCAGCGCCAACGCGGGCGGTCCGAAGGTGTTCATGACGGCGCCGGTGTAGCGCTCCTGGATGCTCATGACTCGTCCTGGGGTGCGTAGGGCTTGCGCATCCGGGTCGCGACACCGGGCAGCACCTGGGTGCCGACACCCTCGTCGGTGAAGATCTCCAGCAGCACCGAGTGCGGCTCACGGCCGTCGACCACCGTCGCGCGGGGCACGCCGCCGGTGACCGCCTCGTAGCAGGCCCGCATCTTCGGGACCATGCCCGAGTCGAGGCTGGGCAGCATCTCCCCCAGCGCCTCCGGGCTGATCTCCTGGATGAGGTCGTCGGAGTTGCCGTAGTCACGGTAGAGGCCCTCGACGTCGGTGAGGACGAGCAGCTTCTCGGCGCCGAGTGCGATGGCGAGCGCGGCGGCTGCGGTGTCGGCGTTGACGTTGTGGACCACGCCGTCGACGTCGGGTGCCACCGAGCTGACCACGGGCACCCGGCCCGCCTCGATGAGGTCGAGGACCGCTTCGGGGCGCACGCGGGCGACCTCGCCGACCAGCCCGAGGTCGACCTCCTCGCCGTCGACGATGGTGTTGGTCGCCTCGGCGGTGAAGAGTCCCGCGTCCTCGCCGGAGAGCCCGACGGCCAGCGCGCCGTGCTGGTTGATCAGGCCGACCAGCTCACGCTGGACCTGCCCGACCAGGACCATCCGGACCACGTCCATCGCCTCGGGGGTGGTGACCCGCAGGCCGCCACGGAACTCCGACTCGATCCCGAGCTTGTCGAGCATCCGGGAGATCTGCGGACCGCCGCCGTGGACCACGACGGGCTTGAAGCCGGCGAAGCGCAGGAAGGCGATGTCCTCGGCGAAGGCGACCTTCAGGGACTCGTCGGTCATGGCGTTGCCGCCGTACTTCACCACGATCGTCTGGCCGTGGTAGCGCTTGAGCCACGGCAGCGCCGCGGCGAGCGTGCGGGCCTTGGCGGGGTCGGGGCGGCGGGGGCTCTGGTTCGTCATCTCGTCACTCATGAGCTGTAGGCGCTGTTCTCGTGGACGTAGGCGTGGGTGAGGTCGTTGGTCCAGACGGTCGCGCGGGCGTCGCCGGACTTGAGGTCGATGGTCACGCTCACCTCTCGGGGCGTGAGGTCGACCGTGGCCGGGTCCTCGGCGGGGGTGGACCGGCGACAGACCCAGACTCCGTTCATGGCGACGTCGAGGTCGGCGGGGTCGAAGGCCGCGCTGGTGGTGCCGATGGAGGCGAGCACCCGGCCCCAGTTGGGGTCGTTGCCGAAGATCGCGGCCTTGAAGAGGTTGCTCCGCGCGACGCTGCGGCTCACCTCGACGGCCTCGTCCTCGGTCGCGGCGTGGAGCGTGGTGATGGCGATCTCGTGGTCGGCGCCCTCGGCGTCCTTGAGCAGCTGCATCGCGAGGTCGGTGCACGCCTGGGTGAGGGCGGCCGTGAAGTCCTCCGGCGTGGGCGTGATGCCGCTGGCGCCGCTGGCCATCACCGTGACGGTGTCGTTGGTCGACATGCAGCCGTCGGAGTCGAGGCGGTCGAAGCTGACCCGGGTGGCGGCACGCAACGCGGCGTCGAGGTCGGCGGCCGGCACGACGGCGTCCGTGGTGAGGACCACCAGCA
This sequence is a window from Nocardioides sp. S5. Protein-coding genes within it:
- a CDS encoding acetylornithine transaminase; this encodes MSIQERYTGAVMNTFGPPALALVRGRGAHVWDADGKEYVDLLGGIAVNALGHAHPALVEAVTTQLSTLGHVSNFFATEPQVALAERLQALLGWDESRVFFSNSGAEANEAAVKLTRRTGRTRIVAAEGSFHGRTMGALALTSKAAYREPFEPLPGHVTFVPYDDVAALEAAVDDTVAAVVLEPIQGEAGVVVPAPDYLLAAQRTAHEHGALLWLDEVQTGIARTGAWFAHQLLDGVEPDVVTLAKGLGGGIPIGATVARGRAATLLQPGNHGTTFGGNPVACAAALAVLDTVEAEGLLAAATERGDQLAQLLASQTGVVEVTGAGLMRGAELDGPYAAHAVAAARDAGFILNATGPSRLRFVPPLVLTSHDLDALARALPQILDSARTAAQETTP
- the argB gene encoding acetylglutamate kinase; this encodes MTNQSPRRPDPAKARTLAAALPWLKRYHGQTIVVKYGGNAMTDESLKVAFAEDIAFLRFAGFKPVVVHGGGPQISRMLDKLGIESEFRGGLRVTTPEAMDVVRMVLVGQVQRELVGLINQHGALAVGLSGEDAGLFTAEATNTIVDGEEVDLGLVGEVARVRPEAVLDLIEAGRVPVVSSVAPDVDGVVHNVNADTAAAALAIALGAEKLLVLTDVEGLYRDYGNSDDLIQEISPEALGEMLPSLDSGMVPKMRACYEAVTGGVPRATVVDGREPHSVLLEIFTDEGVGTQVLPGVATRMRKPYAPQDES
- the argJ gene encoding bifunctional glutamate N-acetyltransferase/amino-acid acetyltransferase ArgJ; the encoded protein is MTVTHPAGFTAAGVAAGLKSSGGRDLALVVNQGPTHDSATVFTANRCKANPILWSQEVVKDGVVRAVVLNSGGANCYTGPEGFQTTHAVAEKVADGLGIGAIDVVVCSTGLIGLANDRDDLLAGVEAATDALSPDGGALAAEAIMTTDSVSKNTVVEGAGWSIGGMAKGAGMLAPQLATMLVVLTTDAVVPAADLDAALRAATRVSFDRLDSDGCMSTNDTVTVMASGASGITPTPEDFTAALTQACTDLAMQLLKDAEGADHEIAITTLHAATEDEAVEVSRSVARSNLFKAAIFGNDPNWGRVLASIGTTSAAFDPADLDVAMNGVWVCRRSTPAEDPATVDLTPREVSVTIDLKSGDARATVWTNDLTHAYVHENSAYSS